One genomic segment of Nocardioides cavernaquae includes these proteins:
- the ftsW gene encoding putative lipid II flippase FtsW: MTTANPEETRPATTWFAASREALDRPLTSYYLLIGSSVLLLTLGLIMVLSASSVESYADSGDSYAIVKRQLMWVVLGLPAAYVATRLPQPLIRKLSTWGLLGSMVLLALTLTPLGVTRNHQTNWLGVGPFVIQPSEIAKLAVILWAAHVYANKERRLGDLHHILVPVVPGMALVTGLVLLQRDLGTALVLFAIMLGMLWVVGAPMRLFAMAMSIIGVGAFYLATTSPERRGRLLNFTDPFKDYHDSGWQAAHGLLALSTGGFFGKGIGASQQKWGTLPEAHTDYIFAVLGEELGLIGTLLVLGLFLTIAYAAIRVATQTRDPFVRYVSFGITVWLLGQMIVNVGMVLSLLPVIGIPLPLVSYGGSALLPSLVAMGLLIGFARREPEAARALAARKRQAPAGLSGKSRRGL, encoded by the coding sequence ATGACGACCGCGAACCCCGAAGAGACCCGGCCGGCGACCACCTGGTTCGCCGCGTCCCGGGAGGCTCTCGACCGGCCGCTCACGTCGTACTACCTGCTGATCGGTTCGTCGGTCCTGCTGCTCACCCTCGGCCTGATCATGGTGCTGAGCGCGTCCAGCGTGGAGTCCTACGCCGACTCGGGCGACTCCTACGCGATCGTCAAGCGCCAGCTGATGTGGGTCGTGCTCGGCCTGCCGGCGGCCTACGTCGCGACCCGGCTGCCGCAGCCGCTGATCCGCAAGCTCTCGACCTGGGGCCTGCTCGGCTCGATGGTGCTGCTCGCGCTGACACTGACGCCCCTCGGCGTCACCCGCAACCACCAGACCAACTGGCTCGGTGTCGGCCCGTTCGTGATCCAGCCGTCCGAGATCGCCAAGCTCGCGGTGATCCTGTGGGCGGCGCACGTCTACGCCAACAAGGAGCGCCGGCTGGGCGACCTGCACCACATCCTGGTGCCGGTCGTGCCCGGCATGGCGCTGGTGACCGGTCTCGTGCTGCTGCAGCGCGACCTCGGCACCGCACTCGTGCTCTTCGCGATCATGCTCGGCATGCTCTGGGTGGTCGGTGCCCCGATGCGCCTCTTCGCGATGGCGATGTCGATCATCGGTGTCGGCGCCTTCTACCTCGCGACGACGAGCCCCGAGCGGCGTGGGCGACTGCTCAACTTCACCGACCCGTTCAAGGACTACCACGACTCCGGCTGGCAGGCCGCTCACGGCCTGCTGGCGCTCTCGACCGGTGGCTTCTTCGGCAAGGGCATCGGTGCCTCGCAGCAGAAGTGGGGCACGTTGCCGGAGGCGCACACCGACTACATCTTCGCCGTGCTCGGCGAGGAGCTCGGCCTGATCGGCACGCTCCTCGTGCTCGGCCTCTTCCTCACCATCGCCTACGCCGCGATCCGCGTCGCCACCCAGACCCGCGACCCGTTCGTGCGCTACGTCTCGTTCGGCATCACCGTGTGGCTGCTGGGTCAGATGATCGTCAACGTGGGCATGGTGCTCTCGTTGCTCCCGGTCATCGGCATCCCGCTCCCGCTGGTGTCCTACGGTGGTTCCGCACTCCTGCCGTCCCTGGTGGCGATGGGTCTGCTGATCGGGTTCGCCCGACGCGAGCCGGAGGCCGCGCGTGCCCTGGCGGCGCGCAAGCGCCAGGCGCCCGCGGGGTTGTCCGGCAAGTCCCGTCGTGGTCTCTGA